A region from the Parasphingopyxis sp. CP4 genome encodes:
- a CDS encoding DUF3501 family protein — protein sequence MMPRDAREITAEDILGLEDFEKIRAEKREENLLRKRFRRLSVGPHVTVYFESWDTMWLQVQEMLRIEKGGEEQLVDELAAYNPMIPNGDELTCTLMFEIEDPDRRDALLNQLGGVIDHIHIVIDGEKIGATPEQDVDRENDSGKASSVLFLHFAFTAEQKAKFRDTANQILFQIDHAAYGHAAIIGDEMRAELTRDFG from the coding sequence ATGATGCCGCGCGATGCCCGCGAAATTACCGCCGAGGATATTCTCGGCCTGGAAGACTTTGAAAAGATCCGCGCCGAAAAGCGCGAGGAGAATCTGCTGCGCAAGCGGTTTCGGCGCCTTTCCGTCGGACCGCATGTAACGGTATATTTTGAGTCCTGGGACACGATGTGGCTCCAGGTCCAGGAAATGCTGCGCATCGAAAAAGGCGGGGAGGAGCAGCTGGTCGACGAGCTCGCCGCCTATAATCCGATGATCCCCAATGGCGATGAGCTGACCTGTACGCTGATGTTTGAGATCGAGGATCCGGATCGCCGTGACGCGCTGCTCAACCAGCTGGGCGGGGTGATCGACCATATCCATATCGTCATCGATGGCGAAAAGATCGGCGCGACGCCCGAACAGGATGTCGATCGCGAAAATGATAGCGGCAAAGCTTCGTCCGTTTTGTTTCTCCACTTCGCCTTCACCGCCGAGCAAAAAGCAAAGTTCCGCGATACGGCCAACCAGATCCTCTTCCAGATCGATCATGCCGCCTATGGCCATGCCGCGATCATCGGCGATGAAATGCGCGCTGAGCTAACGCGGGATTTTGGGTAG
- the aceA gene encoding isocitrate lyase: protein MATFEELIPAAPGRFDGITRPYDTDKVEALRGSVAIDYTLASKGANKLWELLHNEDYINALGALSGNQAMQMVRAGLQAIYLSGWQVAADNNTAGAMYPDQSLYPANAGPELARKINNTLQRADQIEHSEGGAERDWFAPIVADAEAGFGGPLNCFEIMKAYVAAGAAGVHYEDQLASEKKCGHLGGKVLIPTQAHIRNLDAARLAADVCGVPMVICARTDAESAKLMTSDIDERDHEFMTGERTAEGFFRLKDGTGVDHCIKRGLAFAEHADLLWWETSKPNLDDARRFAEAIKKEYPNKMLAYNCSPSFNWEANLDKDTIAKFQREIGAMGYKFQFVTLAGFHQLNYGMFELARGYKDRGMAAYSELQQAEFDAEENGYTATRHQREVGTGYFDLVSNAITGGQSSTTALAESTEADQFVEAAE from the coding sequence ATGGCGACGTTTGAAGAGCTTATTCCCGCTGCACCGGGCCGTTTCGACGGAATCACCCGCCCCTATGACACCGACAAGGTTGAGGCGCTGCGCGGATCGGTAGCCATTGATTATACGCTGGCCAGCAAGGGCGCGAACAAGCTGTGGGAACTGCTCCACAACGAAGATTATATCAACGCGCTGGGCGCGCTGTCGGGCAATCAGGCGATGCAGATGGTGCGCGCCGGGCTCCAGGCCATCTATCTTTCAGGCTGGCAGGTTGCCGCTGACAATAACACGGCCGGTGCCATGTATCCCGATCAGTCGCTCTACCCGGCCAATGCCGGCCCCGAGCTTGCCCGCAAGATCAACAACACGCTGCAGCGTGCCGACCAGATCGAGCATAGCGAAGGCGGAGCCGAGCGCGACTGGTTCGCCCCGATCGTTGCCGATGCCGAAGCCGGTTTTGGCGGACCGCTCAACTGTTTTGAGATCATGAAGGCCTATGTCGCTGCGGGCGCTGCTGGCGTTCACTATGAAGATCAGCTGGCGTCCGAAAAGAAGTGCGGCCATCTTGGCGGCAAGGTGCTGATCCCGACCCAGGCCCATATCCGCAACCTCGACGCCGCCCGGCTCGCAGCCGATGTCTGCGGCGTGCCGATGGTGATCTGTGCCCGGACCGATGCCGAGAGCGCCAAGCTCATGACGTCTGACATTGACGAGCGTGATCATGAATTCATGACCGGCGAGCGGACGGCCGAAGGGTTCTTCCGCCTGAAAGACGGCACCGGTGTTGATCACTGCATCAAGCGCGGCCTTGCCTTTGCCGAGCATGCTGATCTGCTCTGGTGGGAAACCTCCAAGCCGAACCTTGATGATGCACGGCGCTTTGCCGAAGCGATCAAGAAGGAATATCCGAACAAGATGCTGGCCTATAACTGTTCGCCAAGCTTCAACTGGGAAGCCAATCTCGACAAGGACACGATCGCCAAGTTCCAGCGCGAGATCGGTGCCATGGGATATAAGTTCCAGTTTGTTACGCTGGCCGGTTTCCACCAGCTCAACTACGGGATGTTCGAGCTCGCACGCGGCTATAAGGATCGCGGCATGGCTGCCTATTCCGAGCTGCAACAGGCTGAATTTGATGCCGAAGAAAATGGCTACACCGCAACGCGCCATCAGCGCGAAGTCGGCACCGGCTATTTCGATCTCGTCTCGAACGCCATTACCGGGGGCCAGAGCTCGACCACCGCACTCGCGGAATCGACCGAAGCCGACCAGTTTGTCGAGGCAGCCGAATAA
- a CDS encoding short-chain fatty acyl-CoA regulator family protein yields MADAKLFAGHRIKRIRRQASLTQAAMADMLDISPSYLNLIERNQRPLSATLLLRLAERFDFDPRSLSDDEPGGGEAGLRRRLVDPLFADLDIDRSELQEWLAASPGGVEAFARAFDRMTQGGGVDRPEAGDPVIPVRREIERWKNHYADLDGQAEALADELRLGAGDLYGAIAERLRSKHQLTIRILPADVMPDRLRRLDLHARQLQLSEMLDQASRTFQAGFQLAQIEAKAEIEALVAGAEFPEPVQERFYHRHLAGYFAAALMMPYRRFLRACESSGYDFDLLQRRFGAGFEQVAHRLTTLQRVGERGLPFFMLRIDRSGVVSKRYAGASGSPLVDAAAFCPLWHIHRAFDRPGEYARQLVELEDDSRWLTISRTVHPVASAPSGVRAEFAVGLGVAAEHATQIADARGIALDAGATPIGLGCRACTRADCPQRSAPPTGRALLINERERALTPFAFAGD; encoded by the coding sequence ATGGCTGACGCGAAACTCTTTGCCGGACACCGGATCAAGCGGATCCGCAGACAGGCGAGCCTGACCCAGGCGGCGATGGCCGATATGCTGGATATCAGCCCGAGCTATCTCAACCTGATCGAGCGCAACCAGCGCCCCTTATCGGCTACGCTGTTGCTGCGGCTCGCCGAGCGGTTCGACTTCGACCCGCGCAGCCTGTCGGACGATGAGCCGGGTGGCGGCGAGGCGGGTCTGCGTCGGCGGCTGGTTGATCCGCTATTCGCCGATCTCGATATCGATCGGAGCGAGCTCCAGGAATGGCTCGCGGCATCGCCCGGCGGTGTCGAAGCCTTTGCCCGCGCCTTTGATCGCATGACGCAGGGCGGCGGCGTCGACCGACCCGAAGCGGGCGATCCCGTGATCCCGGTCCGGCGCGAAATCGAACGCTGGAAAAATCACTATGCCGATCTTGATGGTCAGGCCGAGGCGTTGGCCGATGAGCTGCGATTGGGTGCCGGTGATCTTTATGGCGCGATTGCCGAACGGCTGCGTTCCAAGCACCAGCTCACCATTCGGATCCTGCCCGCCGATGTGATGCCGGATCGATTGCGGCGGCTCGATCTTCATGCCCGGCAATTGCAGCTGTCTGAAATGCTCGATCAGGCCTCGCGGACCTTTCAGGCCGGATTCCAGCTCGCCCAGATCGAAGCCAAGGCAGAGATAGAGGCGCTGGTTGCTGGTGCTGAATTCCCCGAGCCGGTCCAGGAGCGTTTCTATCATCGCCATCTCGCCGGCTATTTCGCGGCCGCGCTGATGATGCCCTATCGCCGCTTCCTGCGGGCGTGCGAATCGAGTGGCTATGATTTCGATCTGTTGCAGCGCCGCTTTGGCGCAGGCTTCGAGCAAGTCGCCCATCGGCTGACAACTTTGCAGCGGGTCGGCGAGCGCGGCTTGCCCTTCTTCATGCTGCGGATCGATCGGTCGGGCGTCGTATCCAAACGCTATGCCGGGGCCAGCGGATCGCCTTTGGTCGATGCCGCCGCCTTTTGCCCGCTCTGGCATATCCATCGCGCGTTCGATCGGCCCGGCGAATATGCCCGGCAGCTGGTTGAGCTCGAGGATGACAGCCGCTGGCTGACCATTTCACGCACCGTGCATCCGGTGGCGAGCGCGCCGAGCGGCGTGCGGGCGGAGTTTGCCGTCGGGCTGGGCGTGGCGGCCGAGCATGCGACGCAGATCGCCGATGCGCGCGGAATCGCCTTGGATGCAGGGGCGACGCCGATTGGCCTGGGCTGCCGCGCCTGTACCCGTGCGGATTGCCCGCAACGCAGTGCACCGCCGACGGGCCGGGCGCTGCTGATCAATGAACGCGAACGCGCGCTGACACCGTTCGCCTTTGCCGGGGATTAG
- a CDS encoding mannose-1-phosphate guanylyltransferase/mannose-6-phosphate isomerase, which produces MTEATITPVILTGGSGTRLWPVSRGARPKQFLRLLGKTTMLEDTLARATGDAFGAPLLVGGAAQEDILQLLAGSDAAIILEPEGRNTAPAIALAALVLEPDTPMLVMPSDHAIADPDAFRDAVIKATALAMQGWLVTFGIAPDGPETGYGYIEQGEALDAGGYRAARFIEKPDRATAEQLLAAGGHHWNGGIFLFTAGAYLDALERHAPDILAGARAAFDAGHRDGTVHRPDAAAFARIPAISIDYAVMEKAEKVAVVPVSMGWSDVGSWDALHAISARDADGNALDGDVLAIDTRNSLVRSTGPTVTTIGVEDLIVVATEDAILVMPRGDSQRVKEAVETLKAKTDGKSRL; this is translated from the coding sequence ATGACCGAAGCGACGATCACACCCGTCATCCTAACAGGCGGCAGCGGGACCCGGCTATGGCCGGTATCGCGCGGCGCGCGCCCCAAACAATTTCTCAGGCTGCTCGGCAAGACGACCATGCTCGAAGACACGCTGGCCCGGGCGACCGGCGATGCGTTTGGCGCGCCCTTGCTCGTCGGCGGCGCGGCGCAGGAAGATATTCTCCAGCTGCTCGCGGGAAGCGATGCGGCGATCATCCTGGAACCCGAAGGCCGCAATACCGCACCGGCGATTGCGCTGGCCGCACTCGTGCTGGAACCCGATACGCCGATGCTGGTCATGCCGAGCGATCATGCGATTGCCGACCCGGATGCCTTTCGCGACGCGGTCATCAAAGCCACTGCACTGGCCATGCAAGGCTGGCTCGTCACGTTCGGGATAGCCCCGGACGGGCCGGAAACCGGCTATGGCTATATCGAACAGGGCGAGGCGCTGGATGCTGGCGGATATCGCGCCGCGCGCTTTATTGAAAAGCCGGATCGGGCGACTGCCGAACAGCTGCTCGCGGCGGGCGGCCATCATTGGAATGGCGGCATCTTCCTGTTCACCGCCGGTGCCTATCTGGACGCGCTGGAGCGCCACGCACCGGATATCCTTGCCGGTGCCCGCGCCGCTTTTGATGCCGGTCATCGCGATGGCACGGTCCATCGTCCCGACGCCGCCGCCTTTGCGCGTATCCCGGCCATATCGATCGACTATGCGGTGATGGAGAAGGCCGAGAAGGTCGCGGTGGTGCCGGTATCCATGGGCTGGTCCGATGTCGGCAGCTGGGATGCGCTCCATGCGATCTCCGCGCGGGATGCGGATGGCAATGCGCTGGACGGCGATGTGCTTGCGATCGACACGCGCAACAGCCTCGTCCGCTCGACCGGACCGACCGTGACAACCATCGGCGTCGAGGATTTGATCGTCGTCGCCACGGAAGACGCGATACTGGTGATGCCGCGCGGCGATAGTCAACGGGTCAAGGAAGCCGTCGAAACACTCAAGGCAAAAACCGATGGCAAGTCGCGGCTCTAA